Proteins found in one Oncorhynchus gorbuscha isolate QuinsamMale2020 ecotype Even-year linkage group LG15, OgorEven_v1.0, whole genome shotgun sequence genomic segment:
- the LOC123997736 gene encoding CD209 antigen-like protein B isoform X3 encodes MSSPKVEEGPAPHSQTFGGVAFCLGVLCVLLVSTILPLCVYFSTALSEHNTNLVRELEQLTDEHISLLAANQDLMNLYCKLSVANHILQSDYIKVSTENQQLKAERMNLSRDRDGLNWTLGVIFELKNFPVDNYCPYEDANTKDRECKPCQVGWVLFQSSCYLFLHIKVPFGHLWRTWQGSRQHCKNNNADLVDIGNQEEQEFILNNTQAYYDEDHGYWIGLTDIAEDGQWLWVDGRNQNLTDG; translated from the exons atgtcttcACCAAAAG TGGAGGAGGGCCCTGCTCCCCACTCTCAAACCTTTGGAGGAGTGGCATTCTGTTTGGGGGTTCTTTGTGTCCTGTTGGTGTCAACCATTTTACCTCTCTGTGTCTACT TCAGCACTGCCCTCTCAGAGCACAACACAAATTTGGTGAGGGAACTGGAGCAGCTAACAGATGAGCATATATCCCTACTGGCAGCCAATCAGGACCTAATGAATCTCTACTGCAAGCTGAGTGTAGCCAATCACATTTTGCAGAGCGATTACATCAAAGTGTCTACTGAAAACCAACAATTGAAGGCAGAGAGGATGAACTTGTCAAGAGACAGGGATGGGCTCAACTGGACTCTTGGGGTCATATTTGAGTTGAAGAATTTCCCAGTTGATAACTACTGCCCATATGAAGATGCCAACACCAAAG ATAGAGAGTGCAAAccttgtcaagttggctgggtgcTGTTCCAATCCAGTTGTTACCTGTTTCTGCACATTAAAGTCCCCTTCGGTCACCTTTGGAGGACCTGGCAAGGAAGCAGACAGCACTGCAAAAACAACAATGCCGATTTGGTTGACATAGGCAATCAAGAGGAACAG GAATTCATTCTCAACAACACTCAAGCCTACTATGATGAAGATCATGGGTACTGGATCGGCCTGACTGACATAGCAGAAGACGGTCAATGGCTTTGGGTTGATGGACGTAATCAGAATCTGACTGATGGGTAA
- the LOC123997736 gene encoding C-type lectin domain family 17, member A-like isoform X2 encodes MSSPKVEEGPAPHSQTFGGVAFCLGVLCVLLVSTILPLCVYFSTALSEHNTNLVRELEQLTDEHISLLAANQDLMNLYCKLSVANHILQSDYIKVSTENQQLKAERMNLSRDRDGLNWTLGVIFELKNFPVDNYCPYEDANTKVPFGHLWRTWQGSRQHCKNNNADLVDIGNQEEQEFILNNTQAYYDEDHGYWIGLTDIAEDGQWLWVDGRNQNLTDGFWKIQPVWGRDCALTNPNNAPLANWNAASCGQRNRWICESKALIWSG; translated from the exons atgtcttcACCAAAAG TGGAGGAGGGCCCTGCTCCCCACTCTCAAACCTTTGGAGGAGTGGCATTCTGTTTGGGGGTTCTTTGTGTCCTGTTGGTGTCAACCATTTTACCTCTCTGTGTCTACT TCAGCACTGCCCTCTCAGAGCACAACACAAATTTGGTGAGGGAACTGGAGCAGCTAACAGATGAGCATATATCCCTACTGGCAGCCAATCAGGACCTAATGAATCTCTACTGCAAGCTGAGTGTAGCCAATCACATTTTGCAGAGCGATTACATCAAAGTGTCTACTGAAAACCAACAATTGAAGGCAGAGAGGATGAACTTGTCAAGAGACAGGGATGGGCTCAACTGGACTCTTGGGGTCATATTTGAGTTGAAGAATTTCCCAGTTGATAACTACTGCCCATATGAAGATGCCAACACCAAAG TCCCCTTCGGTCACCTTTGGAGGACCTGGCAAGGAAGCAGACAGCACTGCAAAAACAACAATGCCGATTTGGTTGACATAGGCAATCAAGAGGAACAG GAATTCATTCTCAACAACACTCAAGCCTACTATGATGAAGATCATGGGTACTGGATCGGCCTGACTGACATAGCAGAAGACGGTCAATGGCTTTGGGTTGATGGACGTAATCAGAATCTGACTGATGG GTTTTGGAAGATTCAACCTGTATGGGGTCGCGATTGTGCTTTAACTAACCCAAACAATGCACCTTTGGCTAATTGGAATGCTGCATCATGTGGCCAGAGAAACCGATGGATCTGTGAGAGTAAAGCATTAATATGGTCAGGATAA
- the LOC123997737 gene encoding G patch domain-containing protein 4-like — protein MLFPFDADLVKACGGRTAHKGARYGLTMSAKLARLEQQEQEFMAKYGKKNQLAAATPDSVTTVTQPAAQIPEDELKDETRGGRGRVTEDTRENVAEENADSAVVYRSTNMEIKGSSKENTGEVAVVPVEEGLLSSVEDNTTDNAQPTKRKRSKQRKVLEEGESCHLNGEV, from the exons atgTTATTTCCCTTTGACGCTGACCTGGTGAAGGCTTGTGGAGGACGCACCGCTCACAA AGGAGCCAGATACGGCCTTACCATGAGTGCCAAGCTAGCCAGACTGGAGCAGCAGGAGCAAGAGTTCATGGCAAAGTATGGCAAGAAAAACCAACTAGCGGCTGCAACACCAGATAGCGTCACCACCGTTACCCAGCCAGCTGCCCAGATCCCCGAGGATGAACTGAAGGATGAGACCcggggggggagaggaagagtcACTGAGGACACCCGTGAGAATGTGGCTGAAGAGAATGCTGATTCTGCTGTCGTCTACAGAAGTACCAACATGGAAATAAAGGGAAGTTCAAAGGAGAACACTGGAGAGGTGGCAGTGGTTCCTGTAGAGGAAGGACTATTATCTTCTGTGGAAGATAATACAACAGACAACGCTCAGCCAACCAAGAGGAAACGTTCAAAACAGAGGAAGGTGTTGGAAGAGGGCGAGAGCTGTCATCTAAATGGAGAGGTGTGA
- the LOC123997736 gene encoding asialoglycoprotein receptor 2-like isoform X1, whose protein sequence is MSSPKVEEGPAPHSQTFGGVAFCLGVLCVLLVSTILPLCVYFSTALSEHNTNLVRELEQLTDEHISLLAANQDLMNLYCKLSVANHILQSDYIKVSTENQQLKAERMNLSRDRDGLNWTLGVIFELKNFPVDNYCPYEDANTKDRECKPCQVGWVLFQSSCYLFLHIKVPFGHLWRTWQGSRQHCKNNNADLVDIGNQEEQEFILNNTQAYYDEDHGYWIGLTDIAEDGQWLWVDGRNQNLTDGFWKIQPVWGRDCALTNPNNAPLANWNAASCGQRNRWICESKALIWSG, encoded by the exons atgtcttcACCAAAAG TGGAGGAGGGCCCTGCTCCCCACTCTCAAACCTTTGGAGGAGTGGCATTCTGTTTGGGGGTTCTTTGTGTCCTGTTGGTGTCAACCATTTTACCTCTCTGTGTCTACT TCAGCACTGCCCTCTCAGAGCACAACACAAATTTGGTGAGGGAACTGGAGCAGCTAACAGATGAGCATATATCCCTACTGGCAGCCAATCAGGACCTAATGAATCTCTACTGCAAGCTGAGTGTAGCCAATCACATTTTGCAGAGCGATTACATCAAAGTGTCTACTGAAAACCAACAATTGAAGGCAGAGAGGATGAACTTGTCAAGAGACAGGGATGGGCTCAACTGGACTCTTGGGGTCATATTTGAGTTGAAGAATTTCCCAGTTGATAACTACTGCCCATATGAAGATGCCAACACCAAAG ATAGAGAGTGCAAAccttgtcaagttggctgggtgcTGTTCCAATCCAGTTGTTACCTGTTTCTGCACATTAAAGTCCCCTTCGGTCACCTTTGGAGGACCTGGCAAGGAAGCAGACAGCACTGCAAAAACAACAATGCCGATTTGGTTGACATAGGCAATCAAGAGGAACAG GAATTCATTCTCAACAACACTCAAGCCTACTATGATGAAGATCATGGGTACTGGATCGGCCTGACTGACATAGCAGAAGACGGTCAATGGCTTTGGGTTGATGGACGTAATCAGAATCTGACTGATGG GTTTTGGAAGATTCAACCTGTATGGGGTCGCGATTGTGCTTTAACTAACCCAAACAATGCACCTTTGGCTAATTGGAATGCTGCATCATGTGGCCAGAGAAACCGATGGATCTGTGAGAGTAAAGCATTAATATGGTCAGGATAA
- the LOC123997736 gene encoding C-type lectin domain family 12 member B-like isoform X4, with translation MSSPKVEEGPAPHSQTFGGVAFCLGVLCVLLVSTILPLCVYFSTALSEHNTNLVRELEQLTDEHISLLAANQDLMNLYCKLSVANHILQSDYIKVSTENQQLKAERMNLSRDRDGLNWTLGVIFELKNFPVDNYCPYEDANTKDRECKPCQVGWVLFQSSCYLFLHIKVPFGHLWRTWQGSRQHCKNNNADLVDIGNQEEQVGHYYRNSFSTTLKPTMMKIMGTGSA, from the exons atgtcttcACCAAAAG TGGAGGAGGGCCCTGCTCCCCACTCTCAAACCTTTGGAGGAGTGGCATTCTGTTTGGGGGTTCTTTGTGTCCTGTTGGTGTCAACCATTTTACCTCTCTGTGTCTACT TCAGCACTGCCCTCTCAGAGCACAACACAAATTTGGTGAGGGAACTGGAGCAGCTAACAGATGAGCATATATCCCTACTGGCAGCCAATCAGGACCTAATGAATCTCTACTGCAAGCTGAGTGTAGCCAATCACATTTTGCAGAGCGATTACATCAAAGTGTCTACTGAAAACCAACAATTGAAGGCAGAGAGGATGAACTTGTCAAGAGACAGGGATGGGCTCAACTGGACTCTTGGGGTCATATTTGAGTTGAAGAATTTCCCAGTTGATAACTACTGCCCATATGAAGATGCCAACACCAAAG ATAGAGAGTGCAAAccttgtcaagttggctgggtgcTGTTCCAATCCAGTTGTTACCTGTTTCTGCACATTAAAGTCCCCTTCGGTCACCTTTGGAGGACCTGGCAAGGAAGCAGACAGCACTGCAAAAACAACAATGCCGATTTGGTTGACATAGGCAATCAAGAGGAACAGGTAGGACACTACTACAG GAATTCATTCTCAACAACACTCAAGCCTACTATGATGAAGATCATGGGTACTGGATCGGCCTGA